The following are from one region of the Calditrichota bacterium genome:
- the mtaB gene encoding tRNA (N(6)-L-threonylcarbamoyladenosine(37)-C(2))-methylthiotransferase MtaB yields the protein MRKVAIYTLGCKLNQAEGAMLAEEFCRRGFRLVPFGAPADVVVINTCSVTQRTDACSRQAVRRAAREKPEAFLVVTGCYAQLAPEELAALPGVDVVLGAEAKFQLFEYLNGGQKRKEPVVRVAGPERRFVAPCPGDATPRTRAFLKIQDGCDAGCSYCTVPLARGPARSAEVEDVVARATRLAERGHKELVLTGVHIGAYGRDLHPGTDLAALLYRLCTALPEVRFRLSSLECTEITPPLLQAIAEHQQVCRHFHVPLQSGSDAVLASMRRPYAARDFLDCLRKLRAAFPEASIGSDVIVGYPGEEDSDFHATMECVQKAPLTYLHVFRYSRRPRTAAADLGNQVPAPLAEERAARLRALGAKKRMQFAASFVGRALQVLFERQTDGWVHGISDNYLRVRVPNGGRDLRNVLAAVHVDALAEDGTLVGHLDPAEMRRRGTAARHRPIGSAQPAVVCTHSEGD from the coding sequence ATGCGAAAAGTAGCCATCTACACCCTGGGCTGCAAGCTCAATCAAGCCGAGGGCGCCATGCTGGCAGAGGAGTTCTGCCGTCGGGGCTTTCGTCTCGTGCCTTTTGGAGCTCCCGCCGATGTGGTGGTGATTAACACCTGCAGCGTGACGCAGCGCACGGACGCATGCTCGCGCCAGGCAGTGCGACGCGCCGCCAGAGAAAAGCCCGAGGCCTTTCTCGTGGTGACGGGCTGCTACGCGCAGCTTGCCCCGGAGGAGCTTGCGGCCCTGCCGGGTGTGGATGTAGTTTTGGGCGCCGAAGCCAAGTTCCAGCTTTTTGAATACCTGAATGGGGGCCAGAAGCGCAAGGAGCCGGTGGTGCGTGTTGCCGGGCCAGAACGTCGCTTTGTGGCTCCTTGTCCGGGAGACGCCACGCCACGGACCCGCGCCTTCCTGAAGATTCAGGACGGGTGCGACGCTGGCTGCAGCTATTGCACCGTGCCGCTCGCGCGCGGGCCGGCACGGAGTGCCGAGGTGGAGGATGTGGTGGCCAGGGCCACCCGCCTGGCCGAACGAGGGCACAAAGAGCTGGTCCTCACGGGCGTGCACATTGGCGCGTATGGACGTGACTTGCATCCCGGTACCGACTTGGCGGCATTGCTGTACCGTCTGTGTACCGCATTGCCCGAGGTCCGCTTCCGCCTCAGTTCGCTTGAGTGCACGGAGATTACGCCACCTCTTTTGCAGGCCATTGCTGAGCACCAGCAGGTCTGTCGCCACTTTCACGTGCCGCTGCAGAGCGGCAGCGATGCAGTCCTGGCCTCGATGCGGCGACCATACGCAGCCCGCGACTTCTTAGATTGCCTGCGGAAGCTACGCGCCGCCTTTCCGGAAGCGAGCATTGGCAGCGACGTAATTGTCGGGTACCCAGGCGAGGAGGATAGCGATTTCCACGCCACGATGGAGTGCGTTCAGAAGGCTCCTTTGACCTACCTGCATGTGTTCCGCTATTCGAGGCGGCCGCGCACCGCAGCGGCAGATTTGGGCAATCAAGTGCCCGCACCTTTGGCCGAGGAGAGAGCTGCTCGTCTGCGCGCGCTGGGGGCGAAGAAGCGCATGCAATTCGCTGCAAGCTTTGTGGGGCGCGCCCTGCAGGTGCTGTTCGAGCGCCAAACAGACGGCTGGGTTCACGGGATCAGCGACAACTACTTGAGGGTTCGCGTTCCGAACGGCGGGCGCGATCTCCGCAATGTGCTCGCAGCCGTCCATGTGGATGCGCTTGCAGAGGACGGCACGCTGGTTGGTCACCTTGATCCAGCAGAAATGCGCAGAAGGGGGACGGCGGCACGGCATCGCCCAATCGGCAGCGCACAGCCTGCTGTG